Proteins encoded in a region of the Inquilinus sp. KBS0705 genome:
- a CDS encoding FHA domain-containing protein, whose translation MVFNLFKSDKEDRPVDVKGIRYEVLQFVKQELQKAEGGEGGNIKGLCLYLAPTPAEKHVYEAAVYEDQPEIFKDEIQRIADDYAVNLPESWTLDVTFEERFPEEAVVSKKLNAAFFIKTTKNFIKQSATAYLRALSGETAEKEYAITSDIEKVNIGRDIKAQADDGFFRTNQIAFPSDSTVDANRYVSRQHAHIEWNNDAGRFMLYADEGGVPPRNKIKIRTEKSEDIIKLHSTQIGHQLQEGDQIILGESAVLEFSYQPAK comes from the coding sequence ATGGTATTTAATTTGTTTAAAAGCGATAAAGAGGATCGTCCCGTCGATGTAAAAGGCATCAGGTACGAGGTTTTACAATTTGTTAAGCAAGAGCTGCAAAAAGCAGAAGGTGGAGAGGGTGGCAATATAAAGGGCCTATGCTTGTATTTAGCACCTACACCGGCAGAAAAGCACGTTTACGAAGCTGCAGTTTATGAAGACCAGCCCGAAATATTTAAAGACGAAATTCAAAGAATTGCCGACGATTACGCAGTGAATTTGCCCGAAAGCTGGACTTTGGACGTAACCTTTGAAGAGAGATTCCCGGAAGAGGCTGTCGTATCTAAAAAATTAAATGCCGCCTTCTTCATTAAAACCACTAAAAACTTCATTAAACAATCGGCTACTGCATATTTAAGGGCGTTAAGCGGCGAGACTGCGGAAAAGGAATATGCAATTACATCAGATATAGAAAAAGTAAATATCGGCAGGGATATAAAGGCGCAGGCTGATGATGGTTTTTTTCGCACCAATCAAATCGCATTCCCATCAGATAGCACTGTTGATGCTAACAGATACGTGAGCCGCCAGCATGCGCACATCGAGTGGAATAACGATGCTGGCAGGTTTATGCTATATGCTGATGAAGGGGGTGTGCCGCCACGCAATAAAATAAAGATACGGACGGAAAAAAGCGAAGATATTATCAAACTACACTCTACCCAAATCGGGCACCAGTTACAGGAGGGTGATCAGATCATTTTGGGTGAATCGGCCGTTTTAGAGTTTAGTTACCAACCAGCTAAATAA
- a CDS encoding cell cycle protein has product MEPAKMTNTSRVKERLFILAIAILFGFLFFRLFTVLQSRFADVDKRLQDGTIVNLNDKDPAAKIKALLTKGYYFEDKRDIELITSTVRNNINNGQKIDNVGELNKRKYFITADDAFEQGGESFKARVAASRSLLGYTGDDSVRFVQEKNSPPGLPTVTNLAMGEYSISGSILDKKEPVPGVLIRLEMILPQDSIFNDEELQDVKTLTQKGNGFTKVYLPDSAGKKRLQELTAYARTDAQGNYEFKNLPGGKAFKVLPLQPGYQFGASQGVQDLDDDVSLSFTRSPHTVRLFSTRDFNILKKEKSLIIRTPAEFNRSFWIIAVSFIGAFLLVHLLLSWKFSEADQLILPVIMMLTGLSFLTLLSLQDPLRDRFLAKDMLFYLGIGLAAMFTMLIVKLRRFTPDHWFYRMVVFKNARTAANGWPWVVLAASLLAMTIKFGTGPEGSGVKVNLFGFQPSEIVKYLIILFLAGFFAANEKLISEYTSWTKRWSFFSTALIAILVTLMLFLLLGDLGPAMVVCFTFIALFSFSRGDFMFMAGAVVLYVLVSCIIKNVWLSAVITASIVALVMLFKRRQLSESAMMVLVIMAAFLTIDQIPYLGKVFPGPVQRLVDRKAIWQDAWNNEVYGGDQVANGLWAMSSGGVSGQGVGEGFAKTIPEAHTDMILPSMGEEFGWTGIVCIFLLFLLYLHRSIIIGRRTGTPFLFYLCAGIGISTFVQFLLIAGGSTGALPLSGVSLPFQSYGGSSLVANLLASGFLLSASMVRGTTVQMNYISRQQDKNLVPALIAACIGIVLLSVNVSRYLFNNKKWVVQPALVADRSGARMFSYNPRIAILMNRLEAGNLYDRNGVVLATSKPDVVKKQHRQLVIAGAGDYNIDSAMHKRLDRYYPFDQQMFFWTGDANTGVFNGSSNGYFAEYEHAAELRGFKLPTTNFNVTANRYQEDRFLARGVKEMNVVKKDYSALSPLLLAGINSVEVEAFKKRNRDVRLTIDASLQTSIQNSIATDTSLLDNRVSVVVMESNTGDVLTSAVYPLPPVHDWDKLTMSNAEQNQLANWMTTTDLGFTYASQPGSTAKLATSLASFNKLGLAAADKKFNVASWERIRTKGVEPDETGLITLERAVAKSNNVYFIKLANQEHLEEDMATIYLKTGMFLHGVGGYYFDRDNLNTAQEEKWRKLWRKTEFNTKPKYDPNNIRRTRAKGISGMSWGQGELIATPAAVARLASGIANGGTMMNNRFVLKVSDSATTIKPGIKLANDPKYAQLMRGYMIEQSAPKEWILGIAVAGKTGTPERIWKKQQINDGWYVFFAPKANGPGNMVVCVRIESTKGSSDAVHLAGKHVIPFLLEKGYIKSITQQTTE; this is encoded by the coding sequence ATGGAACCCGCTAAGATGACGAATACAAGCCGCGTAAAAGAACGGTTGTTCATATTGGCCATAGCAATCCTTTTCGGCTTCCTTTTTTTTAGATTATTTACAGTTTTACAAAGCCGCTTTGCCGATGTAGACAAGCGCTTGCAAGACGGTACAATAGTAAATTTAAACGATAAAGACCCCGCTGCAAAGATAAAAGCACTGCTAACTAAAGGCTATTATTTTGAAGATAAGCGCGATATTGAATTGATTACCAGTACTGTACGCAACAATATCAATAACGGGCAAAAGATTGACAACGTTGGTGAACTAAATAAGCGCAAGTACTTCATCACCGCCGACGATGCCTTTGAACAAGGCGGCGAAAGTTTTAAGGCCAGGGTAGCCGCATCACGCTCATTATTAGGCTACACCGGCGATGATTCGGTAAGGTTTGTACAGGAAAAGAACAGCCCGCCCGGCCTGCCAACCGTAACCAACCTGGCAATGGGCGAATACAGCATAAGCGGTAGCATTCTCGATAAAAAGGAGCCGGTACCTGGTGTGCTTATACGGCTGGAAATGATTCTGCCTCAGGACAGTATATTTAATGATGAAGAGCTACAGGACGTTAAAACCCTTACTCAAAAAGGTAACGGCTTTACCAAGGTTTACCTGCCCGATAGCGCCGGAAAGAAGCGCCTGCAGGAACTAACCGCCTATGCCCGTACGGATGCACAGGGTAACTATGAGTTTAAGAACCTGCCCGGGGGCAAAGCTTTTAAAGTACTGCCATTACAACCTGGTTATCAGTTTGGTGCATCGCAGGGTGTACAGGATTTAGACGATGACGTAAGCTTATCATTTACCCGGTCGCCGCATACGGTTAGGCTATTTTCAACGCGGGATTTCAATATTTTAAAGAAAGAAAAGTCGCTTATTATACGGACGCCTGCGGAGTTTAATCGTTCTTTTTGGATCATAGCTGTCAGCTTTATAGGGGCTTTCTTGCTGGTACACTTGCTGTTATCATGGAAATTCAGCGAAGCTGATCAACTGATACTACCTGTAATAATGATGCTTACAGGGTTATCTTTTTTAACCCTATTAAGCTTACAGGACCCATTGCGCGATAGGTTTTTAGCTAAAGATATGCTGTTTTACCTGGGTATTGGCTTGGCGGCCATGTTCACTATGCTGATAGTAAAACTACGCCGCTTTACCCCCGACCATTGGTTTTACAGGATGGTGGTATTTAAAAATGCCCGTACAGCAGCTAATGGCTGGCCTTGGGTGGTGCTGGCTGCCAGCCTGTTAGCAATGACCATTAAGTTTGGTACCGGCCCTGAAGGTAGCGGTGTAAAGGTTAACCTGTTCGGCTTTCAGCCTAGCGAAATTGTAAAATATTTGATCATTCTGTTCCTTGCAGGCTTTTTCGCAGCGAACGAGAAACTGATAAGCGAATATACCAGTTGGACAAAGCGCTGGTCGTTCTTCTCTACCGCTTTGATAGCCATTTTGGTAACTTTAATGCTGTTTTTACTGCTCGGCGACTTAGGCCCTGCAATGGTGGTATGTTTCACGTTTATAGCGTTATTCTCCTTCTCGCGGGGCGATTTTATGTTTATGGCGGGTGCTGTGGTGCTATATGTATTGGTATCCTGTATAATAAAGAACGTTTGGTTATCAGCAGTAATAACAGCCAGTATAGTAGCGCTTGTAATGTTATTTAAGCGCCGCCAGCTAAGCGAATCGGCTATGATGGTATTGGTTATCATGGCCGCTTTTTTAACTATCGATCAAATACCTTATTTGGGCAAGGTGTTCCCTGGTCCTGTTCAACGTTTGGTAGACCGTAAGGCTATTTGGCAAGATGCCTGGAATAATGAGGTTTATGGCGGCGACCAGGTGGCCAACGGCCTTTGGGCTATGAGTAGTGGCGGTGTATCCGGCCAGGGTGTTGGCGAGGGCTTTGCTAAAACTATTCCCGAAGCCCATACAGATATGATACTACCATCAATGGGCGAAGAATTTGGCTGGACAGGTATCGTTTGTATCTTCCTATTGTTCTTACTGTACCTGCATAGGTCCATTATTATTGGCCGCCGAACGGGAACACCGTTCTTGTTTTACTTATGCGCAGGTATAGGTATATCCACCTTTGTGCAGTTTTTACTAATAGCAGGCGGCTCTACAGGGGCATTGCCTTTGTCGGGTGTTTCGCTGCCTTTTCAAAGTTATGGTGGCTCGTCATTAGTGGCTAATTTACTGGCGTCGGGCTTTTTATTGTCGGCATCAATGGTAAGGGGCACAACTGTTCAAATGAATTACATATCGCGCCAGCAAGATAAAAACCTGGTACCGGCTTTAATAGCTGCTTGTATAGGTATAGTGTTACTTAGCGTAAACGTATCCCGCTATTTATTCAACAATAAAAAATGGGTGGTACAACCCGCTTTAGTTGCCGATAGGAGCGGCGCGCGCATGTTTAGTTATAACCCGCGCATAGCCATATTAATGAACAGGCTTGAAGCCGGTAACCTGTATGACCGTAACGGCGTTGTACTGGCTACCAGTAAGCCTGATGTGGTTAAAAAGCAACACCGGCAATTAGTAATAGCAGGCGCCGGAGATTATAATATCGATTCGGCTATGCACAAGCGGCTCGACAGGTATTATCCTTTTGATCAGCAAATGTTTTTTTGGACAGGGGATGCCAATACTGGTGTGTTTAACGGTAGTAGCAATGGCTATTTTGCCGAATATGAACATGCAGCTGAATTGCGCGGTTTTAAATTACCCACTACCAACTTTAATGTTACAGCTAACCGTTACCAGGAAGACAGGTTTTTGGCGCGAGGTGTAAAAGAAATGAATGTAGTTAAAAAGGACTACAGCGCCTTATCTCCGTTACTTTTAGCAGGCATAAACAGCGTTGAGGTAGAAGCCTTTAAAAAGCGCAACCGCGATGTTAGGCTTACAATAGATGCAAGCCTGCAAACAAGCATACAAAACTCCATAGCTACCGATACATCATTGTTGGACAACCGGGTGTCGGTAGTAGTAATGGAATCTAATACCGGGGATGTGTTAACCTCTGCTGTTTACCCGTTGCCGCCTGTACACGACTGGGATAAGTTAACCATGAGCAATGCTGAACAAAATCAGCTGGCCAACTGGATGACCACAACCGACCTTGGTTTTACTTATGCATCTCAACCAGGCTCAACGGCGAAATTGGCCACCTCACTGGCATCATTCAACAAATTAGGATTAGCAGCAGCCGATAAGAAATTTAATGTAGCATCATGGGAGCGTATACGTACAAAGGGTGTTGAGCCAGATGAAACCGGGCTGATAACATTGGAACGGGCCGTTGCAAAATCAAACAACGTCTACTTTATAAAACTGGCTAACCAGGAACACCTGGAAGAAGATATGGCAACCATTTACCTTAAAACAGGTATGTTTTTACATGGTGTAGGCGGGTACTATTTCGATCGGGATAACCTTAATACGGCCCAGGAAGAAAAATGGCGTAAGCTGTGGCGTAAAACCGAGTTTAACACCAAACCCAAATATGATCCTAATAATATTAGGCGTACGCGTGCTAAAGGTATTTCGGGAATGTCATGGGGGCAGGGAGAGTTAATAGCGACACCAGCAGCAGTGGCCAGGCTGGCTTCGGGCATTGCAAATGGCGGTACTATGATGAATAATCGGTTTGTATTAAAGGTGAGCGATTCTGCAACTACCATTAAACCTGGTATTAAATTAGCTAACGACCCTAAATATGCCCAGCTGATGCGTGGCTATATGATAGAGCAGAGTGCCCCTAAGGAGTGGATATTAGGCATTGCAGTGGCCGGTAAAACAGGCACCCCCGAGCGTATATGGAAAAAACAGCAGATAAATGATGGCTGGTACGTTTTTTTTGCACCCAAAGCTAACGGCCCGGGCAATATGGTGGTTTGTGTGCGGATAGAATCTACAAAGGGTTCGTCGGATGCGGTACACCTTGCAGGGAAGCACGTTATACCATTTTTATTAGAAAAGGGTTATATTAAAAGTATAACTCAGCAAACAACTGAATAA
- a CDS encoding winged helix-turn-helix transcriptional regulator: MKSYRLIHELIDLVEKFEEESGNEELSIQDFAGFLVSRVAEPADTQVSTDVRFGDKENESQQLAYQLDNSIGRLVVYMSRYAKSYIKKALDGTPLQTAEDFTCLAILLTHTDLAKKDLISHNLQEKTSGTEVIRRLISAGLAKQINDEKDKRSKRISITNEGKELLYKVFEDMNYVGQIVTGDLTTTEKFTLNYLLQKLENFHYRIHQDKLVVTKEDMKSIEKFTLK, translated from the coding sequence ATGAAATCCTACAGGCTAATACACGAATTAATAGACCTCGTTGAAAAATTTGAAGAGGAGAGCGGTAACGAGGAATTATCGATACAGGATTTTGCCGGATTTTTAGTAAGTCGTGTTGCCGAGCCTGCTGATACACAGGTAAGCACAGATGTACGTTTTGGCGATAAAGAAAACGAATCGCAACAGTTAGCTTATCAATTGGATAACAGTATAGGCCGGTTGGTTGTGTATATGAGCCGTTACGCAAAATCGTATATTAAAAAGGCCCTGGATGGTACACCTTTACAAACAGCAGAGGATTTTACCTGCCTGGCTATTTTACTCACTCATACCGATTTAGCCAAAAAAGACCTGATTAGCCACAATTTACAAGAAAAAACGTCGGGTACAGAAGTTATACGCCGATTAATTAGCGCCGGGCTTGCCAAACAGATAAATGACGAAAAAGACAAGCGCAGCAAGCGTATATCTATCACCAATGAGGGGAAGGAGCTTCTGTATAAAGTTTTTGAAGATATGAACTATGTTGGCCAAATAGTAACCGGTGACCTTACTACTACGGAAAAATTTACATTGAATTACCTGCTGCAAAAGTTGGAGAATTTTCATTACCGTATTCATCAGGATAAACTGGTAGTTACCAAAGAAGATATGAAGA
- a CDS encoding NAD(P)-dependent alcohol dehydrogenase, whose protein sequence is MIPVKGYAAQDPQTDLAPWDFQRREVGPHDVQFDILYCGVCHSDLHQIKNDWFPGIFPMVPGHEIVGRVVKVGDHVTKFKVGDLAGTGCMVDSCQVCENCKQDLEQYCLEGNTQTYNSMERDGSSPTYGGYSNSIVVREEFVLHISDKLDLAATAPLLCAGITTYSPLRHWKVGKGHKLAVLGLGGLGHMAVKFGVAFGADVTVLSTSPNKEEDAKKLGAHHFVVTSDPEQIKAATGTFDFILDTVSAEHDFNMYLSLLRTNGVHICVGVPPKPAEIAAFSLLGGRKSLAGSGIGGIAETQEMLDFCAENNIVSDIEVIDIKNITAAYERMVKGDVRYRFVIDMATL, encoded by the coding sequence ATGATACCAGTTAAAGGATATGCGGCGCAAGACCCGCAAACAGACCTTGCACCTTGGGATTTTCAACGCCGTGAAGTTGGCCCGCATGATGTGCAGTTTGATATTTTATATTGTGGTGTTTGCCACTCAGATCTTCATCAAATAAAAAATGATTGGTTCCCGGGTATATTCCCTATGGTGCCGGGCCACGAAATTGTAGGCCGTGTAGTAAAAGTAGGTGACCACGTTACCAAGTTTAAGGTAGGCGATTTGGCCGGTACCGGTTGTATGGTAGACTCGTGCCAGGTTTGCGAAAATTGCAAGCAGGACCTTGAGCAATATTGTTTGGAAGGTAATACCCAAACCTACAATAGCATGGAGCGCGATGGATCGTCGCCTACTTACGGAGGTTACTCTAACAGTATTGTTGTGAGGGAAGAATTTGTACTGCACATATCAGATAAATTAGACCTTGCAGCTACCGCGCCGTTGCTTTGCGCAGGTATTACCACTTACTCGCCATTACGCCACTGGAAAGTGGGTAAAGGCCATAAACTGGCTGTTTTAGGCTTGGGTGGCTTGGGCCATATGGCGGTTAAGTTCGGCGTAGCTTTTGGAGCAGATGTAACTGTTTTAAGTACTTCGCCTAATAAGGAAGAAGATGCTAAAAAGTTAGGCGCGCACCACTTTGTGGTAACATCCGACCCTGAACAAATTAAAGCAGCGACGGGTACTTTTGATTTTATATTAGATACTGTATCTGCCGAGCATGATTTTAATATGTACCTGAGTTTATTGAGAACCAATGGTGTACATATTTGTGTAGGTGTACCACCGAAGCCGGCAGAAATTGCTGCGTTTAGCTTATTAGGAGGACGTAAGAGCCTGGCGGGTTCGGGTATAGGTGGCATAGCCGAAACTCAGGAAATGCTTGATTTTTGTGCAGAAAATAATATAGTATCGGATATTGAAGTCATCGACATAAAAAATATTACCGCAGCTTATGAGCGTATGGTTAAAGGTGATGTACGTTACCGTTTTGTAATAGACATGGCTACCTTGTAA
- a CDS encoding FtsX-like permease family protein gives MITNHLKFAFRNLTRTKTFSAINIGGLIVSLTAFILMSLYIENELSYDKFNTKADNIYRVVDDKQTNALMQHGAGSAGPMAPALLNDFPQVKQAVRFIGAESLVKFDNKLFEERKIYFADAGVFKVFNMPMLKGDAATALTTPMSVVVTQTLATKYFGNSDPIGKTLMFDGKGMKVTGVIKDVPANSHLSFDILISMTTAEQKDSGYDWLFSNWYSNNFWTYILLPDGYDANKLVSQFGAFADRHKANTPDTKHHYNLEKLSDIYLHSDRENQIGKTGNINSLYVFSAVAIFILLIACINFINLSTARAAERAKEVAIKKVNGVRRGQLITQFFIESFLMGGIALAIAIGTAYMLLPAFNNFAGTSIIFNLFTSLHIISLCSILLVVGLLSGSYPAFILSGFNPVTALKGNLRSSIWSVAIRKGLVVFQFAVSIILIISSIVVYNQLQFMQKHDLGFNPSQTMVINFEGDDAVKKQYQLIKNELMRVNGVKSVTASSNVPGTASSGGWSMNFVKRTGDTVHAELPIFLTDFNFMKQYNIPMVAGRGLSEGFAADTVESMIINETALRKLGFNNAEEAMGVKVGMYPNDAKIVGVYKDFHFESLQKPIQPLAIRIMPNKFRLFSIEMNTANVQQTVSDIQNIWKNMVPQRPIEYSFLNESFNRQYQAEIKFGQIFGVFTTLAISIACFGLFGLALFSVKQRTKEIGIRKVVGASVSQIAFLLSKDFVNLVIIATIIASPIALYAMHKWIQAFAYRIEISWWMFIISGLIAVIIALSTISYQAIKAAIANPVKSLKNE, from the coding sequence ATGATCACCAATCACTTAAAATTTGCGTTCCGCAATCTCACACGCACCAAAACATTTTCGGCAATAAATATAGGAGGCCTGATAGTAAGCTTAACTGCTTTTATACTGATGTCGTTATATATCGAAAATGAGTTAAGTTATGACAAGTTTAACACCAAGGCTGACAACATTTACCGCGTGGTTGACGATAAGCAAACCAACGCTTTAATGCAGCATGGAGCCGGTTCGGCAGGTCCAATGGCACCGGCTTTGTTAAACGATTTTCCGCAAGTAAAGCAGGCAGTGCGTTTTATAGGTGCCGAATCGCTGGTTAAATTTGATAATAAATTATTTGAAGAGCGCAAGATATACTTTGCAGATGCAGGTGTTTTTAAGGTGTTTAATATGCCAATGCTTAAAGGCGACGCCGCAACAGCACTTACTACGCCAATGAGTGTTGTAGTTACCCAAACCTTAGCCACCAAGTATTTTGGTAATAGTGACCCCATAGGTAAAACACTGATGTTTGATGGTAAAGGCATGAAAGTGACTGGTGTAATAAAAGACGTGCCTGCAAACTCTCACCTATCGTTCGATATTTTAATATCAATGACAACCGCCGAACAAAAAGATTCGGGTTACGACTGGTTGTTTAGCAACTGGTATTCTAATAATTTCTGGACCTATATTTTACTACCTGATGGTTACGATGCAAATAAGTTGGTAAGTCAGTTTGGTGCTTTTGCCGACAGGCATAAGGCCAATACACCTGATACCAAACATCACTATAACTTAGAAAAATTAAGCGATATATACCTACACAGTGACCGTGAAAATCAAATAGGCAAAACGGGTAATATTAACAGCCTATATGTATTTAGTGCCGTCGCTATTTTCATATTACTTATTGCTTGCATCAATTTTATCAACTTATCTACCGCACGTGCTGCCGAAAGGGCTAAAGAGGTAGCCATTAAAAAAGTTAATGGGGTAAGGCGGGGACAGTTGATTACCCAATTCTTTATCGAATCGTTTTTAATGGGTGGTATTGCATTAGCCATTGCCATAGGCACGGCTTATATGTTATTACCAGCGTTTAACAATTTTGCAGGTACAAGCATCATATTTAACTTGTTTACCAGCCTGCATATTATATCGTTATGCAGCATCTTATTAGTAGTTGGTTTGTTATCCGGTAGTTACCCGGCATTTATCCTTTCGGGCTTTAATCCGGTTACAGCCCTAAAAGGTAATTTAAGGTCATCTATATGGAGTGTGGCTATACGCAAGGGCTTGGTTGTATTCCAATTTGCAGTGTCAATTATATTGATCATTAGTAGCATTGTAGTGTATAACCAATTGCAATTTATGCAAAAGCACGATCTTGGATTTAATCCCTCGCAGACCATGGTGATTAATTTTGAAGGGGATGATGCAGTAAAAAAGCAGTATCAACTTATTAAAAATGAATTAATGCGTGTAAATGGTGTTAAAAGTGTAACAGCTTCGTCAAATGTACCCGGTACGGCATCATCTGGCGGGTGGTCAATGAATTTTGTTAAAAGAACCGGCGACACCGTGCATGCTGAACTCCCCATATTTTTAACGGATTTTAACTTTATGAAGCAGTACAACATCCCGATGGTAGCCGGTAGGGGCTTATCGGAGGGCTTTGCTGCAGATACTGTTGAATCTATGATAATTAATGAAACAGCACTACGTAAACTCGGCTTTAATAATGCCGAAGAAGCTATGGGCGTGAAGGTTGGCATGTACCCTAACGACGCTAAAATAGTAGGGGTGTACAAAGACTTTCATTTCGAATCTTTACAAAAACCAATTCAACCACTTGCTATACGAATTATGCCCAATAAATTCAGGCTGTTTTCAATAGAAATGAATACTGCAAATGTGCAGCAAACAGTAAGCGATATACAAAATATCTGGAAAAATATGGTGCCCCAACGCCCAATAGAATATAGCTTTTTAAACGAAAGCTTTAACAGGCAATACCAGGCCGAGATCAAGTTCGGACAAATTTTTGGTGTGTTTACAACACTGGCCATAAGTATTGCTTGTTTCGGTTTGTTTGGCTTAGCATTATTTAGCGTTAAGCAGCGTACCAAAGAAATTGGAATACGTAAGGTAGTAGGGGCATCGGTTAGTCAAATTGCTTTTTTACTATCTAAAGATTTTGTGAACCTGGTTATTATAGCAACAATCATAGCTTCGCCTATAGCACTTTATGCCATGCATAAATGGATACAAGCTTTTGCATACCGTATTGAAATAAGCTGGTGGATGTTTATAATCAGCGGGTTAATTGCCGTTATAATTGCGCTGAGTACCATTAGTTACCAGGCAATAAAAGCGGCGATAGCTAACCCTGTAAAAAGTTTAAAAAACGAATAA
- a CDS encoding serine/threonine protein kinase, whose product MSKVFTITEGLENLGALRTGGQGSVYKGRRMGAILTAVKLLPTPIHSESLEDKNYRNFSNEVAKLQKVNEEPNPNVVKILSSGITESGSLPYIEMEYIEGPDLCELLQPPHEKIFMLQEVIRVAYQLASALAHCHKFGIKHGDVKSNNVKYNVNTGNYVLIDFGLAIMSEEERRSSMRHAGAIEFMAPEQHDGQMLLQTDVYSYGVILYELLTGQVPFLLSGNGDTGRNSVMLAHMEAPVPDLVAARKAAIPHSWTVTKQSIEAQVPQWLLQIVTTCLQKNPEDRYKSGIELHEAIISGSLSGDKQGQQGILLSENERLQNELTLQKQIDDEKDRQLATLRLFAKENGGKYNEAKGLYERNTSLMLLSKRAFVLVVMFAIIFMGLFCYSFFSKKDTDTAPNPGAIYPASAVFLKPPFIFKPYTYDSQADIVAAAEAKKLLAFKKKRSTTVKDTTTTKPVKKKRKKFLGIF is encoded by the coding sequence ATGAGTAAAGTATTTACCATAACAGAAGGATTAGAGAATTTGGGTGCCCTGCGCACCGGCGGTCAGGGCAGTGTTTATAAAGGAAGGCGCATGGGCGCCATACTTACAGCTGTAAAGCTGCTTCCCACACCGATCCATTCTGAAAGTTTGGAAGACAAGAACTACCGTAACTTTAGTAATGAAGTAGCTAAGTTGCAAAAAGTTAACGAAGAGCCTAATCCAAACGTTGTAAAAATTTTAAGCTCGGGCATAACCGAAAGCGGGTCGCTTCCTTACATCGAGATGGAGTACATAGAAGGCCCCGACCTTTGTGAATTGCTGCAACCACCTCACGAAAAAATATTTATGCTGCAGGAGGTTATTCGTGTGGCCTACCAGTTGGCGAGCGCTTTGGCGCATTGCCATAAATTTGGCATAAAACATGGCGATGTTAAAAGCAATAATGTAAAATACAACGTTAATACCGGCAATTATGTGCTGATAGATTTTGGCCTGGCAATTATGTCTGAAGAGGAACGCCGTAGCAGTATGCGGCATGCCGGTGCTATTGAATTTATGGCACCCGAACAGCATGACGGACAAATGCTTTTGCAAACAGATGTTTACAGCTATGGCGTTATCTTATATGAATTATTAACAGGGCAGGTGCCATTTTTATTGTCGGGAAATGGCGATACAGGCCGTAACAGCGTTATGCTGGCACACATGGAAGCGCCGGTTCCGGATTTGGTGGCTGCACGCAAAGCTGCCATACCACACAGTTGGACGGTAACAAAACAAAGTATTGAAGCACAAGTGCCGCAATGGCTGTTACAAATAGTTACCACTTGTTTGCAAAAAAATCCTGAAGACCGTTATAAGAGTGGGATAGAGCTGCATGAAGCAATAATAAGCGGTAGCTTGTCTGGTGATAAGCAAGGCCAGCAAGGCATATTATTAAGCGAAAACGAACGCTTACAAAACGAGCTTACCTTACAAAAGCAAATTGATGATGAAAAGGACAGGCAGCTGGCTACACTGCGTTTGTTTGCAAAAGAAAACGGTGGTAAATACAACGAGGCTAAAGGTTTGTACGAACGCAATACATCGTTAATGCTGCTATCAAAAAGGGCATTTGTTTTGGTGGTAATGTTTGCAATTATATTTATGGGGCTATTTTGCTATTCGTTTTTCAGTAAGAAGGATACCGACACAGCACCTAACCCAGGGGCTATTTACCCCGCTTCGGCAGTATTCTTAAAACCACCGTTCATATTTAAACCTTACACTTACGATAGCCAGGCAGATATTGTAGCCGCCGCGGAAGCTAAAAAGCTGTTGGCTTTTAAAAAGAAAAGATCTACAACTGTAAAAGACACCACCACTACCAAACCTGTTAAAAAGAAGCGAAAGAAGTTTTTAGGCATATTTTAA